A single genomic interval of Picosynechococcus sp. PCC 7003 harbors:
- a CDS encoding NAD(P)H-quinone oxidoreductase subunit H, producing the protein MTRIETRTEPMVINMGPHHPSMHGVLRLIVTLDGEDVVDCEPVIGYLHRGMEKIAENRTNVMYVPYVSRWDYAAGMFNEAITVNAPEKLADIEVPKRAQYIRVIMLELNRIANHLLWLGPFLADVGAQTPFFYIFREREMIYDLWEAATGMRLINNNYFRIGGVAVDLPYGWNDKCLDFCDYFDPKIDEYEKLITNNPIFRRRVEGVGTITRDEAINWSLSGPMLRASGVKWDLRKVDHYECYDDFDWDVQWETAGDCFARYLVRIREMRESVKIIRQALKGMPGGPYENLEAKRMLEGKKSEWNDFDYQYIAKKVAPTFKIPDGEHYVRLESGKGEIGIFIQGNNNVFPWRWKIRSADFNNLQILPHLLKGVKVADIMAILGSIDVIMGSVDR; encoded by the coding sequence ATGACAAGAATTGAAACTCGTACCGAACCTATGGTGATTAACATGGGGCCTCACCACCCCTCCATGCACGGCGTATTGCGCTTGATCGTCACCCTTGACGGGGAAGACGTCGTTGATTGCGAACCCGTCATCGGCTATCTACACCGGGGCATGGAAAAAATTGCCGAAAATCGCACCAATGTCATGTACGTCCCCTATGTGAGTCGTTGGGACTATGCCGCAGGGATGTTCAATGAAGCGATTACCGTCAATGCCCCCGAAAAGCTTGCTGATATCGAAGTGCCCAAGCGCGCCCAGTATATCCGAGTGATTATGCTGGAGCTGAACCGCATTGCCAATCACCTCCTTTGGCTTGGCCCTTTCCTCGCTGATGTGGGGGCCCAGACTCCCTTCTTCTACATCTTCCGGGAACGGGAAATGATCTATGACCTGTGGGAAGCGGCGACAGGAATGCGCCTGATCAATAACAACTACTTCCGCATTGGTGGTGTGGCCGTCGATCTGCCCTACGGCTGGAACGATAAATGTTTAGATTTCTGCGACTATTTCGATCCCAAAATTGACGAATACGAAAAACTAATCACCAATAACCCCATTTTCCGCCGCCGGGTAGAAGGGGTCGGCACGATTACCCGCGATGAAGCGATTAACTGGAGTCTGTCGGGGCCAATGCTCCGGGCCTCTGGAGTGAAGTGGGACCTCCGCAAAGTTGATCATTATGAGTGCTATGACGATTTCGATTGGGATGTGCAGTGGGAAACCGCTGGCGATTGCTTTGCCCGCTATCTGGTGCGGATTCGGGAAATGCGCGAGTCGGTGAAAATTATTCGTCAGGCCCTCAAGGGAATGCCCGGTGGCCCCTACGAAAACCTCGAAGCCAAGCGGATGTTAGAAGGGAAAAAGTCTGAATGGAACGACTTTGATTACCAATACATCGCGAAGAAAGTTGCGCCTACCTTTAAAATTCCCGATGGCGAACATTATGTCCGTCTCGAAAGCGGCAAGGGAGAAATCGGCATTTTCATCCAGGGTAATAACAATGTGTTCCCCTGGCGCTGGAAAATTCGTTCGGCGGATTTCAACAACCTGCAAATTCTCCCTCACCTGCTGAAAGGCGTGAAGGTGGCGGACATTATGGCAATTCTCGGTAGCATTGACGTGATTATGGGTTCGGTTGACCGTTAA
- a CDS encoding alpha/beta hydrolase, translated as MAIAPLESLEFANCPAETAQYLVVMLHGWGANYHDLKPLARMLDLPHCRFLFPNAPFPHYQSPQGRAWYALEREDFQGLPEARDRLFRWLQTLPESTDIPPERTAMIGFSQGGAMTLDVGLQFNFAALCSCSGYLHYEPQRRPGNFSPTLLIHGTQDPVVPIQAAHQAKTQLGQVGVPLDYFEFSGGHEIPAIALAQISQFLNQHLFQKET; from the coding sequence ATGGCGATCGCCCCGTTAGAAAGTTTAGAGTTTGCCAACTGCCCAGCGGAGACCGCGCAATATTTGGTGGTGATGCTCCATGGCTGGGGGGCCAACTACCACGACCTAAAGCCCTTGGCCCGGATGCTGGATTTGCCCCACTGCCGCTTTCTTTTCCCCAATGCGCCTTTCCCCCATTACCAAAGTCCCCAGGGACGGGCTTGGTATGCCCTGGAACGGGAAGATTTTCAAGGTTTACCAGAAGCGCGCGATCGCCTTTTTCGGTGGTTACAAACCTTGCCAGAAAGTACGGATATTCCTCCGGAACGGACGGCGATGATTGGCTTTTCTCAGGGAGGTGCCATGACCCTCGATGTCGGTTTACAGTTTAATTTTGCGGCCCTTTGTAGTTGTAGTGGTTATCTCCATTACGAACCCCAAAGACGGCCGGGGAATTTTTCGCCAACGCTACTGATCCATGGCACCCAAGATCCCGTTGTGCCGATCCAAGCAGCCCACCAAGCCAAAACCCAACTGGGTCAAGTGGGCGTCCCCCTCGATTATTTTGAATTTTCCGGGGGCCACGAAATTCCGGCGATCGCCTTGGCCCAAATATCACAGTTTCTCAACCAGCATTTGTTTCAAAAAGAAACCTAA
- a CDS encoding DMT family transporter yields the protein MALNLSKSNFNQFPLVLIAPFFLWGTAMVAMKGVIPQTTPLFLGGLRLLPAGLLVLLFGLLSGRDRHISWQGWLWIGLFALVDGLMFQGFLAEGLVKTGAGLGSVMIDSQPLAVALLSSWLFGEVIGLWGWLGLGFGILGISLIGIPDAWILALLQGDFSFFQWENLGVSGEVLMLGASLSMAVGTILIRYVSRHADPVMATGWHMVLGGIPLFIASDQLETLQWQFINTSGWWSLAYATIFGSAIAYGLFFYLASEGNLTSLSALTFLTPVFALIFGNVLLNEKLSPLQWVGVGLTLVSIYLINQREKIAAWFSQAEAVAEVSAPQDSKIPVESGKQN from the coding sequence ATGGCCCTCAATCTCTCGAAGTCGAACTTTAATCAATTTCCCTTGGTACTGATTGCGCCCTTTTTTCTGTGGGGTACAGCCATGGTGGCCATGAAGGGCGTGATTCCCCAAACGACCCCCCTATTTCTAGGCGGTTTGCGTTTACTACCAGCGGGGTTATTGGTGCTACTGTTTGGACTCCTGTCGGGACGCGATCGCCACATTTCCTGGCAAGGTTGGCTCTGGATTGGTCTCTTTGCCCTGGTCGATGGCCTCATGTTCCAGGGCTTTTTGGCAGAGGGTTTGGTAAAAACGGGGGCGGGGTTAGGTTCCGTGATGATTGACTCGCAACCCCTTGCTGTGGCCCTTTTATCGAGTTGGTTATTTGGGGAAGTGATCGGGCTCTGGGGTTGGTTGGGTCTCGGTTTCGGGATTTTAGGGATTAGCTTAATTGGGATCCCCGATGCTTGGATTTTGGCGCTGCTGCAGGGAGATTTTTCTTTTTTTCAGTGGGAAAACCTCGGCGTTAGTGGTGAGGTGTTAATGCTGGGGGCTTCCCTATCGATGGCGGTGGGCACGATTTTAATTCGCTATGTCAGTCGTCACGCGGATCCGGTGATGGCAACGGGCTGGCACATGGTTCTCGGCGGCATCCCCCTCTTTATCGCTTCGGATCAATTGGAAACGTTGCAATGGCAATTTATTAACACCTCAGGCTGGTGGTCTCTCGCCTATGCGACGATTTTTGGGAGTGCGATCGCCTATGGTTTATTTTTCTACCTTGCCTCCGAGGGCAATTTGACAAGCCTTAGTGCTCTGACCTTTCTTACCCCTGTTTTCGCCTTAATTTTCGGCAATGTTCTCCTCAACGAAAAATTAAGCCCCCTGCAATGGGTCGGTGTAGGTTTGACCTTGGTGAGCATTTATTTAATTAACCAACGGGAAAAAATTGCGGCCTGGTTTTCCCAAGCCGAAGCTGTCGCAGAGGTAAGTGCGCCCCAGGACAGTAAAATTCCCGTCGAAAGTGGCAAACAAAATTAG